TTCTAAAAATCTCTAAAAAGTAGTGATAAAGAAGAGTACTTAAAAATTTGTTGCTGAATTTTGTTGTGAAGGAATTATGTTAGGGATTGCGCGGAGAAAAGTTGTTCGTGGCGGTGTCTCGGTAATTTTTCGCTATTTCGCTTCTGTTTGCAATTTTTGGTATGTGAATTTGAGATTGCTGAATTGTTGCTTTTTTTGTGCTGCTTTAGGTGATAGGTCGACAATTGCAGAGGAGTTCTGGAATATCTGCTTCTCCGTTTGGATCTCATGGCTatgttacaacagcaaaagagGTAAATTTGTACCGAGGAAGttcaattttgttaaatttgtaTTGATTATGTGCTGAACTTATCAAGTCAAGATGCCTAACTGAGATTTTTCCTTTCATGAGTCTTAACCAtggtttttttgtttgtttgtttgaattatGTGATGATTGTGATTTGATGGTTGTACATGTATAATTATTTCATGGATTGCTGCCTTCAGAGTTTTAATTAAGCCGAGGAAGTAATTTTCTGAGTTAATCTAACTCAATTCAGTATGCAACGACATGATACAATAAGACACTAGTGTTTTTTTTGCCTCCATATTGCTTGCTACTCTGATATCTCTGACTGTGGCCAATGCACTTCTGTAGTATCAGTGATATGTGCTTATTATGATGGTGAGTCATTGGTATAGCTCTTGATTGATGTATTAAACTTCTGCATCCTGTCAACTGAATGTTTTGGTGATGGTTATTTATGgtgatttcttttcttcaaaATTTGCATTTTTCTATGTAGATTGTGCTTCCCAGACAAGGATCAAAGCATGTAAGGATTGTTAATTTTCCTGGGAGTTTGGGTATGTCTCTTTGTACCTTGCATGCAAACTAGTTAAATGACTATGCAAGTCTGATAAATGCTGAGTTTGGTCATGTGCTCTATTACAGGCTCTGCAACTAATGTAACGTCACTCAGGTTAGTCGATGGCCTTGCCTTTTGTGCCTTTTACCTTAGGTTATGAACTTGAAAAAGTTGAATTTTTTAACATGTGGGCGCAAATACTGTTCTCTTTCCAGTCATGAAATTTGGgtataattttcttttcattgttTGTTTATGTGGATAACAGACAAGTTGGATCGTGTTTGCCAACAAACTCTTCTAGGAAAACATGGAATAGGTCCTACTCATCAGATGATGGTATGATGCGCTTTAAATAGACCAAGGTGATAATATTTGTGCTTCATGTTATGAGTGCAATACTGTTAAATGTCTTGTTTGCAATGCAGGTGATGTCGTGGAAGCAGTTGTACCCTTCATGGGAGAATCAGTAACTGATGGCACTCTGGCTGCTTTTTTAAAGCGTATGTTTTCCGAATTAGGATTTTTCTCTTGTATTTGGTAATAACACTTCTAACAAGTGCAAGGTTGTATATCCAACCCCCAACCCCCAACCCAACCTTGGTGAGATCCACTAATGGCGTTAGGGTAATGAAATGTTCTATTTGGTGATAATTCTTGCCAACTGTTGACGAGGATTATATCTGTCCATATTGTTTTATCTTATGCAACTTATGTTCATTGATTGAGCAGATCCAGGGGACCGTGTTgaaattgatgaaccaattgCTCAAATTGAAACAGACAAGGTACTTTTTTGAGTAAACTTGCTATGATCTTTCTTTGATCTTTTCTGATTAATAATATAGTAACTGGTTTGATCATTTTTTAATCAGGTCACTATTGATGTTGCTAGCCCTGAAGCTGGAATAATTCATCAGGTTTGTGATTATTTTGTAATCGGATTTTCAACTTCTTCAGGTTAATAGGAGTACTTTGGCGTATTTGTAAATACTACAccacatattgatttatgtaacTTTCATATGGCTTTAGCTCGTAGCCAAAGTTGGTGATACTGTAGAGCCTGGCACTAAGGTTGCAATCATTTTAAGATCTGCTGATCACGCACATGTAGCTCCATCTGAGTCACCCACCAGCAAGAAGGAAAAGACTGATGAATCCAAAATAAAAGCCAAAGCATCTCTTCAAGAGAAGCCCATATCGGAAGACTCTGCTCCCAAGGAGAAGCCAAAAGCTCCTTCTCCAGCATTTACAAAGTCCTCACCTTCAGAACCTCAACTTCCTCCCAAGGAAAGAGAAAGAAGAGTAAGTAAATTATTTCCTAAATCTTTCCTGAGTTTCTTCGAGGTGTGATTTTTTGATGATCTCGCACTTCAGTGTTAACTCCTTTCTAAATAGTTTATtaggacttttttttttatcttattataaaTTGCAGGTCCCTATGACAAGACTGAGAAAGCGAGTTGCAACACGTTTAAAAGACTCTCAGAATACCTTTGCCATGCTGACTACTTTCAATGAAGTTGATATGTAAGTTTCAATGTTTTCTGATTTAGTTTAAACAATTATACCTAAGATATGCTACTTCAGTCCCAAATTTTATTATAGTGGTTAAAATCTTCTA
This genomic stretch from Amaranthus tricolor cultivar Red isolate AtriRed21 chromosome 9, ASM2621246v1, whole genome shotgun sequence harbors:
- the LOC130824535 gene encoding dihydrolipoyllysine-residue succinyltransferase component of 2-oxoglutarate dehydrogenase complex 1, mitochondrial-like: MLGIARRKVVRGGVSVIGRQLQRSSGISASPFGSHGYVTTAKEIVLPRQGSKHVRIVNFPGSLGSATNVTSLRQVGSCLPTNSSRKTWNRSYSSDDGDVVEAVVPFMGESVTDGTLAAFLKHPGDRVEIDEPIAQIETDKVTIDVASPEAGIIHQLVAKVGDTVEPGTKVAIILRSADHAHVAPSESPTSKKEKTDESKIKAKASLQEKPISEDSAPKEKPKAPSPAFTKSSPSEPQLPPKERERRVPMTRLRKRVATRLKDSQNTFAMLTTFNEVDMTNLMKLRTDYKDAFTEKHGVKLGFMSGFVKAAVSALQSQPIVNAVIDGDDIIYREYIDISIAVGTPKGLVVPVIRDADKLNFAEIEKGINALAKKANDGTISIDEMAGGSFTISNGGVYGSLLSTPIINPPQSAILGMHSIVNRPMVVGGQIVSRPMMNVALTYDHRLIDGREAVLFLRRIKDVVEDPRRLLLDI